The DNA sequence GCCGCGCGACGTGGCTTTCGGACGGCACCACCTTCACCCTCGCCTCCAACGACGCCGGCATCGCCTACGACGCGAATCGGCAGTTCGAGCCCGCCGACGTCAACGGCGACGGCAAGACCGACTTCGTCGAACTGTCGCCCGCGCTCTTCGGCGCCGGCAACCGGCACATCTGGCTGTCCACCGGAACCGGCTTCGTCTCCGGGGCGGCCGACTCCGGCATCTCCTGGAGCGCGCCGAACGCGGAAGGCGCCGGCAGCCGGTTCCTGATGATGGACGTCAACGACGACGACAAAGTCGACATGGTCGAGCTCTACCCGCTGTTCGGCACGTACACCCGCCGGACGTGGCTCTCCACCGGCTACAGCTACAAACTGGGCGCCACCGACACGAGCATGGCCTACGCCGAGACATCCAAGCAGCTCGTGATGGACGTCAACGGCGACCACCGGATGGACATGGTCGCCCTCTCCCCGGGATTCCTGGGGGCGTCGACGAAACGCGACATCTGGCTGTCCACCGGCTCCGGCTTCACGCCCGGCGCGAGCGACCCGACGATGGGCACCTACTCCTGCAGCAAGGGCACCTGCACCAGCGACTTCCTCGAAATGGACGTCAACGGCGACATGCGCACGGAGATGGTGGAGCTCTACAACACCAACTTCGGCCTCAACAAGGGGCGCCACATCTGGAACATGGGTGGTGCGGCGACCGACGTGCTGACCTCCCGCACCAACGAGTGGGGCGACAAGACGTCGGTGAGCTACAAGCCGTCGTCGGCGTGGGTGAACACGAACAACCCGCCGCTGACCCAGACGGTGTCCGCCGTGACCGACGACGCCGGCCCGGGTGGCGCCGCGACCACGAACTACAGCTACTCCGGCGGTGCGTACCACCACCCGGAGCGCACGTTCCTCGGGTTCCGCACGCAGCGGGAGACCAAGCCGTGCAACGCGGGCGAGACGCAGTGCCCGTACGTCGACACGACGTTCCGCCAGGACCTCGCCGCGATCGGCCAGCCGGAGCGCGCCGAGAACCACGGCGGCGACGGCGCGCTGCTGAGCTCGACGGCCACCGACTACGTCACCAACGGCACGACCGTGCCGAGGACGGCGCTGTCGACCGGCACGATGGAGACCGCGTACACCGGCAAGAGCGCGGTGTGCCCCGGAACGGATTGCAAGCGCACCTACACGAGCCGTGCGTACAACGCCTACGGCGAAGTGGTGACCCAGATCGAGAACGGCGACAACGAGCAGGCGGGCGACGAGCGCACGACGGTGACCACGTTCGTGCCCAACACGGCCGCCTACATCGTGGACAAGCCGGCCGCGGTGAAGGTCGTGGCCGGTGTCGGCGCCGGGGGTACGAAGCTCAGCGAGACCCGCACCGGGTACGACGGCGCGGCGTGGGACCAGGCTCCCGCGGCCGGTTACGCGACGTCGTCGGCCCAGTGGCTTTCGACCCGGGACGCGTTCGTCGGGACCGGCAAGGAGTACGACGCGTGGGGCAACCTCACCGCCGAGATCGACGCGCTCGGCGGGCGCACCACACTCGGCTACGACCCGACGTACCACAGCTTCCAGACCTCGGAGACCAACGCGCTGTCCCAGACGGTCGACGCGACGTGGGATCCCGTCTGCGGCACGCCGACCCGGGTGAACGACCTCAACCAGCAGGCGACCACGGTCACCTACGACCCGCTGTGCCGGGCGGCCGAAACCACCCAGCCCGGCGGCAAGTTCGAACGCCACAAGTGGGTGGACGTCGGCGATCCGGCCAAGCAGTACGAGCAGGTCGAGAAGCCGGCCGCGGACGGGACGGGCACCCCGCAGTGGAGCCGCCGCTACGTGGACGGCCTGCAGCGCCCGTACCGCACCGCGGCCAAGGGCCCGGACGCGGCGACCGGGGACATCTACGTCGACTCGGCGTACAACGCCCGCGGTCAGGTCGCGTCGAAGACCGCGCCCTACTACTGGGTGGCGGGCACCGCGCAGCCGGTGACGTACCCGACGCTCACCGCCTACGACGGGCTCGACCGGGTGGTCAAGACCACGCTGCCGGGTGGCGCGGTCCAGACCAAGAGCTACGGCCCGTGGTCGACCACCAGCACCGACGAGAACGGCCACGCCGCGACCGACCGCCTGGACGCCTACGGCAAGCGCGCCGAGCGCCAGGAGACGGTCGGCGGCAAGGCCGTGACCGCGCGGTACGACTACGACCTGCGGGGCAACCTCGCGAAGTCCACCGACCCGTCCGGGGCCGTCATCACCTACACCACCGACTCGTTCGGACGGCAGACGAAGGTGGCGGACCCGGACAAGGGCGTCACCGCCTACGAGTGGGACGACGCCGGCCGCGCGGTCGCGCAGACCGACGCGAACAACCAGCGCACGACGTTCACCAACGACAAGCTGGGGCGCAAGACCGGCAAGACGACCAACGCGGGCACCGCGTCCGCCGCGACGGTGTCCTGGACCTACGACCAGGTCCGCGCCGGCTACGCCAACGTCGGCAAGGTCACCGCGAACACGGACGCGGCCGGCACCCGGACGTTCGACTACGACGCCCTCGGCCATACCGTCAAGACCGTGCGGACCGTGGGCGGCACGAGCTACGAGTTCCGGTACGGCTTCGACGCGGGCGACCGCAAGCTGTGGACCACCTACCCCGACGGGGACACCCAGGGCACCGCGGCGGCGCCGTTGCGCTACGACAGCGCGGGCCGGCTCACGGCGATCCCCGGCTACGTCACCTCGGCGACCTACAACGCCGACGGCAAGGTGACCCGGATCGCCAACGCCAACGGCACCACGACCACCCGCCCGCACGACGCGGAACGCGGCCGGCTCACCGGCATCGAGACGAAGTCGGGCGCGAACGTCGTGCAGGACAACAAGTTCACCCGCGACGCGAGCGGCAACATCACGAAGGTCACCAGCCCGTTCCCCGACGAGAGCTGGAGCTACACCTACGACGACGGCGGCCGGCTCACCAGCGCGACCGACGACGCCGGCCCGGCGAACAACCAGTCCCTCACCTACGACGCGGCCGGCAACATCGCCTCGAACTCCCGGACCGGCGCCTACGCCTACGACCCGGCGCACCCGCACGCGGTGAGCACCGCCGGGGGGAACGCCTACACCTACGACGCGGCGGGCAACATGACCTCCGGCGCCGGCCGCACCCTCACCTGGAACGGTGACGGGCTGCTCGCTTCGGTCGTCAAGGGCGGTGTCACGTCGACGTTCACCTACGACGCCGACGACACCCGGCTCCAGCAGGTCGAGGGCGGGGTCACCCGCCGCTACCTCGGCGTCGACTACGAGGTGAACGTCACCGCCGGCACGACCACCAAGTACGTCTCGATCGAGGGCACGCCGGTGGCCCGGGTCGACGGCGGGACGAAGTACTGGGTGCACACCGACATCCAGGGCTCGGTGCAGGCCGAGACCGACGCCGCGGGGGTGGAGGTCCACCGCAAGAAGTACCGGCCCTTCGGCGAGGTCCTGTCGGCCGGCGGGTCGCTGCCCTTCGAGTCGCGCGGCTTCATCGCCGAACGCCAGGACTCGACCGGGCTGGTGTACCTCAACGCCCGCTACTACGACCCGCAGCTCGGCCGGTTCATCTCGCCCGACCCCACCATCGACGGCGAAGACACCATCGGCCTCAACCGGTACGCCTACGCCGCGAACGACCCGGTGAACCAGGTCGACCGCACGGGCCTCTCCTGCCAGAAGGCGGACGGCAACAAGTGCGACCCCGAGAACGAACCCAAGATCACCCGGTCGGAGATCATCGCCCGGGCGCAGTACTGGGTCGACCACAAGCCCGGGCCGTACTACGACCCGGACAACTTCGCCCCCGGTGACAACGGTTTCTCACCCGGACCGGGTGACGGACGCGTCTACCGCCGCGACTGCTCCGGGTACGTCTCGATGGCCTTCCACCTCAGCTGGAGCGCGAGCACGTACACCCTGCCCTACTACGGAGAGAAGATCGACCGCTCCCAGCTCCAGGCCGGGGACATCCTGAACTCGACCACCGAACACGTCCTGCTCTTCCACAAGTGGCTCGACGACAAGGGGAACTTCGAGTACTACTCGTTCGGCGCGACCCCGGTGAAGCGCGCCACGGCCAACATCAACGACCCCACCCTCGACAGCCACGCGAACGACAACTACCAGGCGTACCGCTACGTCAACGTCGTCGACGACCCCCCGCCGGCGCCCGGCGTCATCGGGAATTCCGTCGGCCGTTCGCCGTTCTCCTGACGGCCCGCGCCCGCGTAGCGCGAACGCGGTCTTGGTGATCGACTCGGTTCTTGATCCAGGTCGAGTCGATCGCCATTCAGCGCTGTCGCGACTAGTGAATCAGCCCGGCCAGAGCGAACCGGCGAGCCACGCCGGTGGCGACCAGTCCTGACCTCGGCCGGTGAACGTCGTGATCGGGGCCGGCGTGGTGGAAACGACACAGCGACCGGTGGGGCTTCGACGTCGACGGCACCGAAGAACGCAGTCAGGTGACGCGGGAGTCGCGCCGGAACTGTGCCGGCGGTGTGTTCAGTTCCCGGCGGAACGCGCGGCTGAAGGCCGCGACCGACGTGTATCCGCTTTCGGCGGCTATGTGCTCGACGGTGTCGTCGCTGTCGCGGAGACGGCGTGCCGCGAGGTGCATCCGCCAGCGGGTGAGGTAGGTGGCGGGACCGTCGCCGGTCGCTGCTTCGAACCGCCGATTGAGCGTCGTGCGCGACACGGCCGCTTCCTTCGCGAGCGTGGCGGCGGTCCAGGCGTGGGACGGGTCGCGGTGAATCGCTGCCACAGCGGAGACGACGGCGGGGTCGCGGAGCGTGCGCCACAGGCTTGATTCGCAGTCCGTCTCGCCGTTCGCCCAGGAGCGCAGCGCGCAGG is a window from the Amycolatopsis sp. NBC_00355 genome containing:
- a CDS encoding RHS repeat-associated core domain-containing protein; its protein translation is MGSVGVGRALRGFLVVVVLLAGSVGTAGAVTAPADGQPAKDKERTSLADVAKTPEPQVPDKSWQVDGNGTFTDSIAIRVPAFHDITPQFSLAYDSSALNGLAGVGWTLSGLSEIERAGTGKGAPRYDGSDVYLADGEELVPCVAGSVSPSCTSGGTHSTKNESFRKFALTGTGAASRWTLTAKDGVKRVYAPVLSAGTDLVYRWGLSQVIDTKGNTVTYNWAANLFACCWEYLDSVTYNGTTIKFTYEQRTDTDLRAMGNGGIRTVQGRIKTIDVGVSGSRVRAYKLTYATSDATGRSLLSAVQQFGTDAVLDAAGTVTGGTAMPPVTATYQAGAPAFVSGNNNPAFTGNNNTAKDFPMDINGDGKTDMLELWPNFGTYQRKTWLSNGTDFTLASAEGATSLNENARYLPGDFTGDGKSDLLEFSPSGLGLARQLWVSTGTGFTAGSTGAAQGRNDANARFLPMDVNGDGKTDVLELYSCGIFPVNYCRATWLSDGTTFTLASNDAGIAYDANRQFEPADVNGDGKTDFVELSPALFGAGNRHIWLSTGTGFVSGAADSGISWSAPNAEGAGSRFLMMDVNDDDKVDMVELYPLFGTYTRRTWLSTGYSYKLGATDTSMAYAETSKQLVMDVNGDHRMDMVALSPGFLGASTKRDIWLSTGSGFTPGASDPTMGTYSCSKGTCTSDFLEMDVNGDMRTEMVELYNTNFGLNKGRHIWNMGGAATDVLTSRTNEWGDKTSVSYKPSSAWVNTNNPPLTQTVSAVTDDAGPGGAATTNYSYSGGAYHHPERTFLGFRTQRETKPCNAGETQCPYVDTTFRQDLAAIGQPERAENHGGDGALLSSTATDYVTNGTTVPRTALSTGTMETAYTGKSAVCPGTDCKRTYTSRAYNAYGEVVTQIENGDNEQAGDERTTVTTFVPNTAAYIVDKPAAVKVVAGVGAGGTKLSETRTGYDGAAWDQAPAAGYATSSAQWLSTRDAFVGTGKEYDAWGNLTAEIDALGGRTTLGYDPTYHSFQTSETNALSQTVDATWDPVCGTPTRVNDLNQQATTVTYDPLCRAAETTQPGGKFERHKWVDVGDPAKQYEQVEKPAADGTGTPQWSRRYVDGLQRPYRTAAKGPDAATGDIYVDSAYNARGQVASKTAPYYWVAGTAQPVTYPTLTAYDGLDRVVKTTLPGGAVQTKSYGPWSTTSTDENGHAATDRLDAYGKRAERQETVGGKAVTARYDYDLRGNLAKSTDPSGAVITYTTDSFGRQTKVADPDKGVTAYEWDDAGRAVAQTDANNQRTTFTNDKLGRKTGKTTNAGTASAATVSWTYDQVRAGYANVGKVTANTDAAGTRTFDYDALGHTVKTVRTVGGTSYEFRYGFDAGDRKLWTTYPDGDTQGTAAAPLRYDSAGRLTAIPGYVTSATYNADGKVTRIANANGTTTTRPHDAERGRLTGIETKSGANVVQDNKFTRDASGNITKVTSPFPDESWSYTYDDGGRLTSATDDAGPANNQSLTYDAAGNIASNSRTGAYAYDPAHPHAVSTAGGNAYTYDAAGNMTSGAGRTLTWNGDGLLASVVKGGVTSTFTYDADDTRLQQVEGGVTRRYLGVDYEVNVTAGTTTKYVSIEGTPVARVDGGTKYWVHTDIQGSVQAETDAAGVEVHRKKYRPFGEVLSAGGSLPFESRGFIAERQDSTGLVYLNARYYDPQLGRFISPDPTIDGEDTIGLNRYAYAANDPVNQVDRTGLSCQKADGNKCDPENEPKITRSEIIARAQYWVDHKPGPYYDPDNFAPGDNGFSPGPGDGRVYRRDCSGYVSMAFHLSWSASTYTLPYYGEKIDRSQLQAGDILNSTTEHVLLFHKWLDDKGNFEYYSFGATPVKRATANINDPTLDSHANDNYQAYRYVNVVDDPPPAPGVIGNSVGRSPFS